The DNA segment CTGTTGACGAAACAGATACTCAAATTTTTAAGCGCTTAATTGGGAGTAACGTTCCACAACACAGACAAGTTTATAAAATAACTTATCTACTCTCCAAAATCAGAGATATAGAATCGTTAGTTTATTCTTTGTCGGTATCAACGGATACCACCTTTACTGAGCGACTAAAATCAATCATTGAAGCCGATCTCTCTAAATCATGGAAACTGGCAGATCTTGCAGGCATGTTACATATGTCGGAGGTGTCGATCCGTAAGAAACTGGAGAAGGAGAGTAATAATTTTAATACGCTCGTTTTAGATATCCGTATGCATCAGGCGGCAAAACTCATCACCACGACCGAGAAGCATATCAACAGTATTGCAAATGAAGTGGGCTATACCAGCACGTCTTATTTTATTCGTAACTTTAAAGAGTTCTTTGGCATAACACCGAAACAGTTTTCTTTGAAGGTAAAAAAACAATCCTGATGATCGATATCATTAAGATATTTCGCAGGACAAAACGACTTTGGCGTAACAGGCTGGAGTATTGCTGAAATCTTTACCCTACCTGTTGCGTTAAGTCTTTACTTTTATCGATCCTGTTCGCTTCCACTGATCGGGTAAAGCCCTGGATCTGTATCTCGCCATAGTGGCCTTCTTCAAAGCGCAGTGGTTTGTCCGATGGCAGATCAAACGCGCAGAGCCAAAATCACTGGCGATCCGTTCTCCTCTTATTATTAACAAAAATAGAATAGTCTATTGCCATTTATATCATTTATGTCATCAGACCGTCAGCGTATTCTTCTCCCAACGCGTGATTCAACGCCAACCAATCAATTTACTCTGGGATTAAATATGAAAACCATTATCGCTATTTTTACCGCTTCTCTGTTCTCTGCTATGACCTTTAGCGCCTCTGCGCAGAGCGTTACGGCGTCTGGTACCACGCTGGATTCTGCTGAAGCAGTGATTGCACAAAAAGCGAAAGAGATGAACGCCTCTGAATACAAAATCACCAGCGCTCGCATGGGCAATACCGTCACTATGAGTGCAGAACTGTATAAATAATCGCGAGGGGAACCCATTATGTTATTCGATCACTATGCGCTGAATGCCTTGCCGTTAAAAAACCGGATTGTTATGCCGCCGATGACGCGTTCTCGCGCCGGGGCAGGCGACGTTGCGACTGACATGATGGCGGACTATTACGCACAGCGTGCCAGCGCAGGCCTTATCATCAGCGAAGGCACGCAAATCAGCCAGCAGGGCCAGGGCTATGCCTGGACGCCGGGTATCTATTCCGATGCACAGATTGCTGGCTGGAAAAAAGTCACCGACGCCGTGCACAAGGCGGGCGGTAAAATCTTCGCTCAGTTGTGGCACGTCGGTCGTGTTTCACACACCGTTTTGCAACCAGGCGGCGCGGCGCCGGTCTCTTCTTCTGCCATTCAGGCACCAGGAGTGAAGGTCTTTGTTGATGTGGAAGGGCGCGGCCCGGAAAATGGTGTCGGCGAGATGGTGCAGCATGACATGCCGCGCGCCCTGACGCGGGAAGAGATCCCGGCTATCGTCAATGACTATGCTCAGGCGGCACGCAATGCTATCGCTGCAGGATTTGACGGCATTGAACTGCATGGGGCGAATGGCTATCTGATCAACCAGTTCATTGACTCGCAGGCCAACCTGCGTAATGACGAATACGGCGGCTCGCTGCAAAACCGTCTGCGCTTTATGCGAGAGGTGGTGACGGCGGTCTCTGCGGCGATTGGTAAAGAGCGCGTGGGGATTCGTCTCGCCCCGCTGACCACGCTGATGGGGTCAAAAGATGATACGCCGGAAGCGACCTACCTCGCGGCGGCCAGCGTGCTGAACGAGCTGGGCATTGCCTATATTCATATCGCCGAAGCGGACTGGGAAGATGCACCGGTTATGCCTGCCGCGTTCAAAGAAGCGCTGCGTATTATCTTCCACGGCACGCTGATTTACTCCGGTAAATACACCAAAGCACGTGCTGAAGGGGCGCTGGTGAACGGCTGGGCCGATCTGATCGGTTTTGGTCGCCCGTTTATTGCCAACCCGGATCTACCGCATCGCCTGAAAAATGACTTGCCGCTGAATGCGCCTATTAAAGAGAAGTTCTTCGGCGGTGGAAAAGAAGGGTATCTGGATTACCCGGCTAGCTAATTTCATGACACAGCGCGACGATTTGCTCGCGCATCCACAAAGCCCGGCGAATAACATAACGCCGGGCTTTGTGCATCCCTTTCATTTTCATGTGAATACCATCAGCGTAAACCGTGTTGTCAGCGGGTATGATGAGGCTGTCCAGTTGATTAGAGAAAGGTAAACGCATGTCCACTCCGCTATTTCGTC comes from the Citrobacter amalonaticus genome and includes:
- a CDS encoding alkene reductase, with translation MLFDHYALNALPLKNRIVMPPMTRSRAGAGDVATDMMADYYAQRASAGLIISEGTQISQQGQGYAWTPGIYSDAQIAGWKKVTDAVHKAGGKIFAQLWHVGRVSHTVLQPGGAAPVSSSAIQAPGVKVFVDVEGRGPENGVGEMVQHDMPRALTREEIPAIVNDYAQAARNAIAAGFDGIELHGANGYLINQFIDSQANLRNDEYGGSLQNRLRFMREVVTAVSAAIGKERVGIRLAPLTTLMGSKDDTPEATYLAAASVLNELGIAYIHIAEADWEDAPVMPAAFKEALRIIFHGTLIYSGKYTKARAEGALVNGWADLIGFGRPFIANPDLPHRLKNDLPLNAPIKEKFFGGGKEGYLDYPAS
- a CDS encoding AraC family transcriptional regulator, with the translated sequence MNSQSALSTLNFPAKESYAHNNLLVLKKIRFYNCAIIYLRDAQLLIKTKDGQSFNVPPESLCYIEKNTVIDVALKVLGKGVPYEIYHVDSDVLSCICKVMEPLLLDPQRVNQMRPKIFTSPVDETDTQIFKRLIGSNVPQHRQVYKITYLLSKIRDIESLVYSLSVSTDTTFTERLKSIIEADLSKSWKLADLAGMLHMSEVSIRKKLEKESNNFNTLVLDIRMHQAAKLITTTEKHINSIANEVGYTSTSYFIRNFKEFFGITPKQFSLKVKKQS
- a CDS encoding DUF1471 domain-containing protein, translating into MKTIIAIFTASLFSAMTFSASAQSVTASGTTLDSAEAVIAQKAKEMNASEYKITSARMGNTVTMSAELYK